A region of Natribaculum luteum DNA encodes the following proteins:
- a CDS encoding TrmB family transcriptional regulator produces MSPAPGEADALEAFEQLGLTSYEAKVFIALQQLGSGTARDVARVADVPRSQVYSVAESLEERGLLEVQQSSPIRYRPVSVDEARETLRERFESEQERAFEYVEEVREESVGQEAQEDIWTIRGRERVDDRVVDLVSDAREQVIFGTRLPSLLTDDIEDALEERATSGVDVFGISATTAVRERLEELSGVSTFSPPAFREDDERSGRIVLVDDDSLLLSVVDDDGSETAIWSSGSLFASVLIQLIEAGDETPAESR; encoded by the coding sequence GTGAGCCCCGCACCCGGCGAGGCGGACGCACTCGAGGCGTTCGAGCAACTCGGGCTCACCAGCTACGAGGCGAAGGTCTTCATCGCGCTCCAGCAACTCGGCTCGGGCACCGCACGCGACGTCGCCCGCGTCGCCGACGTCCCGCGCTCGCAGGTCTACAGCGTCGCCGAGAGCCTGGAGGAGCGAGGACTGCTCGAGGTCCAGCAGTCGAGCCCGATCCGGTACCGGCCGGTCAGCGTCGACGAGGCGCGAGAGACCCTCCGCGAGCGGTTCGAGAGCGAGCAGGAGCGGGCCTTCGAGTACGTCGAGGAAGTCCGCGAGGAGTCTGTCGGCCAAGAAGCACAGGAGGACATCTGGACGATTCGCGGTCGCGAACGCGTCGACGACCGCGTCGTCGACCTGGTCTCCGACGCCCGCGAGCAGGTCATCTTCGGAACTCGACTCCCCTCGTTGCTCACCGACGACATCGAGGACGCACTCGAGGAGCGTGCGACGAGCGGCGTCGACGTCTTCGGTATCAGCGCCACCACGGCGGTCCGTGAGCGCCTGGAGGAACTGTCCGGGGTGTCGACGTTCTCGCCGCCTGCCTTCCGAGAGGACGACGAACGCTCCGGCCGAATCGTCCTCGTCGACGACGACAGCCTCCTGTTGAGCGTCGTCGACGACGACGGCAGCGAGACCGCCATCTGGAGTTCGGGGTCGCTGTTCGCCTCGGTGTTGATCCAGTTGATCGAGGCGGGCGACGAGACGCCGGCGGAGTCGCGCTAA